In one window of Mobula hypostoma chromosome 1, sMobHyp1.1, whole genome shotgun sequence DNA:
- the sav1 gene encoding protein salvador homolog 1 isoform X2 has product MLSRKKSKNEASKPPEVQGKYVKKETSPLLRNLMPSFIRHGPTIPRRTDVLVEPGTSAYPSVDVVSRNQSFLRGPVQRPTREIIRRESNRPSGHSYIPRNISDVPREYGVSSQSFLAEVNSENGDAGQSAARYYYPEPYYEDGQRRRHVVERFRDDYRYYDHTPDPFPRLPQGQGRLPAGMGRIPSTSLGNLTNHTTDELPLPLGWSVDWTIRGRKYYIDHNTNTTHWSHPFEREGLPPGWERVESPEFGVYYVDHINKRAQYRHPCAPSVPRYDQPPPLLPPVTYQPQQTDRNQLVPANPYHTAEIPDWLKVYARAPVKYDHILKWELFQLADLDTYQGLLKLLFMKELERIVKSYEAYRQALLTELENRKQRQQWYAQHHGKNFPANV; this is encoded by the exons ATGTTATCAAGGAAAAAAAGTAAAAACGAAGCGTCCAAGCCGCCTGAGGTCCAGGGGAAATACGTCAAAAAGGAGACGTCTCCACTCCTAAGGA ATTTAATGCCTTCATTTATTCGCCATGGGCCAACAATTCCAAGGCGGACTGATGTTTTAGTGGAGCCAGGAACATCTGCATATCCTTCAGTTGATGTGGTTTCGCGAAACCAAAGCTTCCTGCGAGGTCCTGTCCAAAGACCAACTCGTGAAATCATTAGACGTGAAAGTAACAGACCTTCAGGACATTCGTACATTCCACGTAATATATCAGATGTCCCTCGAGAATATGGTGTCTCATCGCAGTCTTTCTTAGCTGAAGTTAATTCTGAAAATGGTGATGCTGGTCAGTCTGCCGCTCGTTATTATTATCCTGAGCCATATTATGAAGATGGACAAAGGCGGCGGCATGTAGTTGAGCGATTTCGGGATGATTATAGATATTATGATCATACACCTGATCCTTTTCCACGGTTACCACAAGGGCAAGGTAGACTTCCAGCTG GCATGGGAAGAATTCCTTCAACATCCTTGGGGAACCTAACAAATCACACTACTGATGAATTGCCTCTTCCTCTTGGCTGGTCAGTTGACTGGACGATTCGAGGAAGGAAATACTATATAGATCACAATACCAACACAACTCATTGGAGCCATCCATTTGAAAGAGAAGGATTGCCACCTGGCTGGGAGCGAGTGGAATCACCTGAATTTGGTGTTTATTATGTGGATCATATCAATAAGCGAGCCCAGTATAGGCATCCGTGTGCTCCCAG TGTTCCTCGGTACGACCAACCTCCACCTCTTCTTCCTCCTGTTACATACCAACCACAACAAACTGATCGCAATCAGCTGGTTCCTGCAAATCCCTACCATACAGCAGAAATTCCAGATTGGCTGAAAGTCTATGCCAGGGCTCCAGTAAA GTACGATCACATTCTAAAGTGGGAACTCTTCCAGTTAGCAGACTTGGACACTTACCAGGGATTGCTGAAACTGCTGTTCATGAAGGAATTGGAAAGGATTGTGAAATCTTATGAGGCATATAGACAAGCCCTTTTAACAGAGCTTGAAAATCGGAAGCAAAGACAGCAGTGGTATGCACAACATCATGGCAAGAATTTTCCAGCAAATGTCTGA
- the sav1 gene encoding protein salvador homolog 1 isoform X1 — MLSRKKSKNEASKPPEVQGKYVKKETSPLLRNLMPSFIRHGPTIPRRTDVLVEPGTSAYPSVDVVSRNQSFLRGPVQRPTREIIRRESNRPSGHSYIPRNISDVPREYGVSSQSFLAEVNSENGDAGQSAARYYYPEPYYEDGQRRRHVVERFRDDYRYYDHTPDPFPRLPQGQGRLPAEHGTVQHRNRPFSPLFSADLGMGRIPSTSLGNLTNHTTDELPLPLGWSVDWTIRGRKYYIDHNTNTTHWSHPFEREGLPPGWERVESPEFGVYYVDHINKRAQYRHPCAPSVPRYDQPPPLLPPVTYQPQQTDRNQLVPANPYHTAEIPDWLKVYARAPVKYDHILKWELFQLADLDTYQGLLKLLFMKELERIVKSYEAYRQALLTELENRKQRQQWYAQHHGKNFPANV, encoded by the exons ATGTTATCAAGGAAAAAAAGTAAAAACGAAGCGTCCAAGCCGCCTGAGGTCCAGGGGAAATACGTCAAAAAGGAGACGTCTCCACTCCTAAGGA ATTTAATGCCTTCATTTATTCGCCATGGGCCAACAATTCCAAGGCGGACTGATGTTTTAGTGGAGCCAGGAACATCTGCATATCCTTCAGTTGATGTGGTTTCGCGAAACCAAAGCTTCCTGCGAGGTCCTGTCCAAAGACCAACTCGTGAAATCATTAGACGTGAAAGTAACAGACCTTCAGGACATTCGTACATTCCACGTAATATATCAGATGTCCCTCGAGAATATGGTGTCTCATCGCAGTCTTTCTTAGCTGAAGTTAATTCTGAAAATGGTGATGCTGGTCAGTCTGCCGCTCGTTATTATTATCCTGAGCCATATTATGAAGATGGACAAAGGCGGCGGCATGTAGTTGAGCGATTTCGGGATGATTATAGATATTATGATCATACACCTGATCCTTTTCCACGGTTACCACAAGGGCAAGGTAGACTTCCAGCTG aacatggaacagtacagcacaggaacaggccattcagcccactattTTCTGCTGACCTAG GCATGGGAAGAATTCCTTCAACATCCTTGGGGAACCTAACAAATCACACTACTGATGAATTGCCTCTTCCTCTTGGCTGGTCAGTTGACTGGACGATTCGAGGAAGGAAATACTATATAGATCACAATACCAACACAACTCATTGGAGCCATCCATTTGAAAGAGAAGGATTGCCACCTGGCTGGGAGCGAGTGGAATCACCTGAATTTGGTGTTTATTATGTGGATCATATCAATAAGCGAGCCCAGTATAGGCATCCGTGTGCTCCCAG TGTTCCTCGGTACGACCAACCTCCACCTCTTCTTCCTCCTGTTACATACCAACCACAACAAACTGATCGCAATCAGCTGGTTCCTGCAAATCCCTACCATACAGCAGAAATTCCAGATTGGCTGAAAGTCTATGCCAGGGCTCCAGTAAA GTACGATCACATTCTAAAGTGGGAACTCTTCCAGTTAGCAGACTTGGACACTTACCAGGGATTGCTGAAACTGCTGTTCATGAAGGAATTGGAAAGGATTGTGAAATCTTATGAGGCATATAGACAAGCCCTTTTAACAGAGCTTGAAAATCGGAAGCAAAGACAGCAGTGGTATGCACAACATCATGGCAAGAATTTTCCAGCAAATGTCTGA